One region of Faecalibacter bovis genomic DNA includes:
- a CDS encoding UDP-N-acetylmuramoyl-tripeptide--D-alanyl-D-alanine ligase, whose amino-acid sequence MRTQELFNYFLKTKKITTDTRNISKDCIFFALKGANFNGNQFAEMAIRNGALAAIVDEKEYENTSKNIFYVNDSLEALQDLARAYRNYLKIPFIGLTGSNGKTTTKELISSVLKEKYKVHFTFGNLNNHIGVPLTILSIPEGTEMGVIEMGANHKKEIELLCTIAQPNYGYITNFGKAHLEGFGGFEGVIRGKSELYDYLRNHEKIAFVNLDDPIQIEKTKDLEIISFGIEEGKYIISPIESNSDYIAVKFDETKIQTNLTGSYNFSNISCAIAIGKHFELSTEEIKRGLENYFPTNNRSQIIEREGYKIIMDAYNANPSSMEASLKNFSTFTGTKTVILGDMFELGETSDNEHLNIAKIALSYGFENIYLLGINFQKTDIQSDRIKKFENRNDFEDYVKSNFTYTDNILIKGSHGMRLDLLESIL is encoded by the coding sequence ATGAGAACTCAAGAATTATTCAATTACTTTTTAAAGACTAAAAAAATTACAACTGATACACGTAATATTTCAAAAGACTGTATCTTTTTTGCTTTAAAAGGAGCTAATTTTAATGGAAATCAATTTGCTGAAATGGCAATTAGAAACGGAGCATTAGCTGCAATTGTTGATGAAAAAGAATATGAAAATACTTCTAAAAACATATTTTATGTAAATGATTCTCTTGAAGCGTTGCAAGATTTAGCAAGAGCGTACCGCAATTATTTAAAAATACCATTTATTGGATTAACAGGTTCTAACGGAAAAACAACTACAAAAGAATTAATTTCTTCTGTACTGAAAGAAAAATATAAAGTTCATTTCACTTTTGGAAATTTGAATAATCACATCGGTGTACCATTAACAATTCTTTCTATTCCTGAAGGAACTGAAATGGGTGTAATTGAAATGGGTGCAAATCACAAAAAAGAAATTGAACTTTTGTGTACAATTGCTCAACCTAATTATGGTTACATAACAAATTTTGGAAAAGCACATTTAGAAGGATTTGGTGGATTCGAAGGTGTTATTAGAGGAAAATCAGAATTGTATGATTATTTAAGAAATCACGAGAAAATTGCTTTTGTGAATTTAGATGATCCAATTCAGATTGAAAAAACGAAAGATCTTGAAATTATATCTTTTGGAATTGAAGAAGGTAAATACATCATATCTCCTATCGAATCAAATTCAGATTATATTGCTGTAAAATTTGATGAGACTAAAATTCAAACAAATTTAACTGGATCTTACAATTTCAGTAATATTTCTTGTGCCATTGCAATTGGAAAACACTTTGAATTAAGCACTGAAGAAATTAAAAGAGGTCTTGAAAATTATTTTCCTACAAATAATCGATCACAAATCATTGAAAGAGAAGGTTATAAAATAATCATGGACGCATATAATGCAAATCCATCAAGTATGGAAGCTTCATTAAAAAACTTTTCGACTTTTACTGGAACTAAAACTGTAATTTTAGGTGATATGTTCGAATTAGGTGAAACATCTGATAATGAACATCTTAACATTGCAAAAATAGCTTTATCTTACGGATTTGAAAATATTTATTTGTTAGGAATTAACTTTCAAAAAACTGATATTCAATCAGATAGAATTAAGAAATTTGAAAATCGTAATGATTTTGAAGATTATGTTAAATCAAATTTCACGTATACAGATAACATTCTAATCAAAGGTTCACACGGAATGAGATTAGATTTATTAGAATCTATTTTATAA